DNA from Daucus carota subsp. sativus chromosome 1, DH1 v3.0, whole genome shotgun sequence:
TTACATGCCATATTTTGTCCTGCATTCAGTATTAGCCTAGTCAAGGCTCAAGCCCGTTCAATATCAGTACCTTCTAGCTTTAGGATGTTTGGATACAAGTTAATCCGTTGTCAAAAGTATCTTTTTAAGTACTTTTATCATGACTCAGAAGTCAGAGGTTTTCTTAAACATCCCAGATGGGCTTCTCAAGTTGCTGCTGGAAAGGATTCATCATCTGCATtctttgttgttgttgctgttcaTGAAGGTTGTGTGGCCTTGATCCTCCTCCCAGTCCTAAGAAATCCACCGTGAGTGTGTCGTTTCCTCGGCTACTTCCCTGGTTCACTCCAAATCTGGAGGGGCCTATTGGGTTCTGACTCATACCATCTTCAAGATGTTCCATATGCTTCATGAAGCCCTGCTCATTTCCCATCAGCATGTCACCAAACATTGCCATGTCAGTCATGGATGGTGAGCTACTAGGCCCGGAGGCAAACATCTGATGCGGGGCCTTTTGCATCAGCTGAGTTGTGAATGCTCCACCAGTAAGCCCAACAAAACTGGTTTCATCAGGTTTTGATGTTACATTTTCGAAGGAGGTATTTGCATTGTCGATCATAGGCCCTGTGTTACCAAAAGTTTTTTGGATCATGGGTGAGCTAATAGTGTTGTTGCTTGCTGTGGCGCCCATTTGAGCTGCTTTTTGGAGCAGGGCAGTGGCTGACATGTTTGCAGCGCCTAAAAGATTGTTAGGCCCGTTTTTGTTGTCTTGGAGGTAACTAAAACTTGAAGGACTGTTGGAACTGAGCTGGAGGCCAGAGGAAGATGATTGCACATTGTTTCTTGGGCCTCCGAAAAGAGAACCTGAATTGCTTGAGAACATGCCAGTAGCTATGTTCATGGGCTTAAACTGCATGTCTTGAGACATTGACTTTAGTTGGTTTTTCTGAtcataattgttgaaatcaGACATTAGGGCCATTGATGTGTTGTTATTCATATCATGAGGCATCTGTGGTTGTAGGTTTGATCCCATGCTTTGCATCAGGCCTTGATTAACTTTGTTGTTCTCTTCAGCTAGTGCATCACAGAAAGCTCTGTGAGTTATGAAGCTATCCCTCCTGCATTTTTCAACCAATTCGAGCTTAGAAAATTGGAGTTATATGTTTTATAGTTTAGTTCAGGGAACATGATTATAGTATGTACCTGGAGAAAATGGTACCACAATCACATTTATACTCTCTAGTGCCACAAGTTTTCTGGTGAGCCTTCCAATCCGACTGCACTGCATATCTTTTGGAACATTTGTCGCACTTCCACTTCTTCTCCCCATGTTTTCTGCTAAAATGCTTCTTGATCCCAGTCAGATCTCCTAGTGCTCGGGCTGGATTGTGGTGGACACAACTAGTCTCGGGGCAAATGTACACCCTCTTGCGCACCTCAGTGGTGGTTCTTTGCTTGAGCTTCCATGGAAGATTATGACCTCTGCGGTGTAATTGCAAGTTTTGGTCCCTCTGAAAACCTTTGTTACAAATCTCACACACAAACCTGTTGGTAGCCATTAGCGTAGTGGGAGATAGAGCAATGACTTCAGCAGTTGGATCTATATTAAGGAAAAAAACAACGATTATAGcatatttatataaactatGATTGCACAAGTGATCACGAATGTTAGATATAGGCAGAGCGACAAAATTGAGCAGCATCTTGCCGAAACAAAATATTATGTATTGCAGAACCAAAAAGATTCTGTCAGATAATAAATAGTTCCTCATAGTCAGAAATCGAAAAAATATGCAGACTGAAAATTCAACACAGAGAACATAGAATCTAGACATGGTATCCTcttaattaagaaaaattctGAACTTCTGTTTCGTGTCATCGACTATTCAATCATCATACATAAACATACTGATATTAAGCAAAAAAAATTCTACTGTAAAAATTATTGAGATAAGTTGATGTAAGGTAGATAAGATGAATTGCCTGGAGTTCCTGGCAGATTTCTTTTCTTCTTAGCAGCTGCAGGCATGTGCTGGGAGCTATTTTTCGTGACGACACCATGGGGATGATCAAGCAGTAGTGGCTGTTCTTGATGAAGTTGTTGCACTTCTCCAGAAGACAAGCTTCCTTCCTGATCACCTGTTATATTTGACATCACAATTATACTTATGTATAAATACTTGCAATATCCTTGTGTTAATGACTCCAAGGAATTGAAATTTATGAGCAGACAATTTTCTCTTAACAGTTTGCTGGAGAGTTTGGTTGTATTGCACAAAATATGAAGCAGGGTCTACTTTggcttatacatatatatagtggATCATCacatttttgtaatttatttaattagagTTGTGCACCCTCCTTTTTTAAGCATTATAATTTTCTTGTTACAGTGgaattataattgttttttgtGTTAATTATTTGGTTTATTATCAGTTGGTTTTATCAAACGGATTCTCTTGTATTTGTTTCACTAATGTTGAATGTACATGCAACTCAGCCTTGCTGCCACCTCTTTCCATATCCGTTAATTAATTTATGTCGGTTCGATTAATTAGTGACAACTGATCGAGCTAAGTATTTGTTAAGAAGTTGAGATGATTCATTTAAGATATTCCTCTGTTAACTCAACATACTTCACCACCTAAATTGTGTGCAGTATCATACAATTTTTTTGTCTACTGTGCATGCTCGTACGAGATATattccaactaattttttttatcatttaatcAAAAGAACTCCCTTTATATttagataataatatttcaaataaaattcctGAAACCTGAATAGTTTCAATTGTTCATTTATGACGGAAACCAACTTTCCGTCATAAGTTTCAGATCCGCCGTATATCATTAtaaagtgtgtgtgtgtctatgtatatatacatatatatacacaatctattttaaaatgtaattttcagttttttaaaataataaaaaaatatgtttaatttttggtaaaaatataatcaatttgatcattaaaaataaaaaatgtaaaaagagATATCACTCGGTAGTAATTGATTGTAAATATGAATTACTTGTAGACCTAACTAGCGTTGCTGCCATAATTTGGAGGGAGTGGAGTCGACCCCAAATTTGTTTTAGCTAATACAAACAATTAAAAGAACCAAACaaagtttgtcaaaaaaaaaagaaccaaACAAAGTAACGAGTTGAATGCAGGATCAATATGGCGCTTAGATTCGAATCGCCATAAGTGGCATCAATAATCCAATTACGGTCGAATAAAATTTCTATATCCGATATACACTTTCTCCGTTGCTGGAAATAGTTTTTGACGAATGATACGCATGAGCATAGTTAAATACCAACCCGATCCTTCAACTTCTCGTCGAAATATCTTCACAAGTAGTACTTATTCTACCTCTTAGAAGTTGATAGAAATCTCTTCATATATTTTATCGGGTTATATTCTGATTTCAGTTCAGATTTCTACAACACTGTACCCTCGTCGCTGAAGTTAAATACCTAATTTAAACACCTTGCAATTCAGACTTTCGACAGGTACTTATCCATTGTATCTTTTTTATCTAACGCAAAACAGGACTAGGACTCGAAAGGTGACGACACAAACATAAAAGACTTCGTTACATATATGATCAAGAGCTTGTTTGACGAGTTTATTACTTAAGCCGACTTATTTGATAAGCTGGGAGCTGAATTATGggtaatatatatcaaaaatttagTTATTGAAAAAAACATCTCAGACTAACTTGTGACTTTAATTCAATTTCTGCCTTAATTCTGACTTTAAGTTGACTTCTACCtaattacacaaacagacatttttcagcttaaagtaaAAACGACTTAAAACCCTGGACTTTAAGCTATTGCAAACAGATTATTTTTATCAATCCTAAACTGGACACTAGGGTTTGCTAATAAGACAACAGTACTGGCAATACCGTATTAATTAAAACAACTTGAGATATCACGATCACAACTGCTTAAATATTGATGAAGACCACGTAACTATTCTTGCTGGCTCTTGTGATTTCAATAGCTACTAAGCTGGACTTCTCTGATTTTAGTAATGACTTTTTCTCTCTAGGGTTTACGTACCTGTCACTAGCTACCCGTCACTGCCATGTCCCTTTACTATAATCTATTTAGAGAGTGACCTATACACAAAAAATTCAATCCAatacaaacaaaacaattatgtaatattatacTAATTTGGTATCTagacatataattaaattaattaaataatctgccCAATTCTATTCCTCCCAACTGCACATTTACATGATACTTGCTAGCTTCATCTTAGCATGCAGCCATGCACTATAATTTATATCTTTGTTTTTGTCAATATTGTAGAAATAAATGTGGACTAGGATTAGTATGTTTATACGGAGTATCAGATTGAGAGGACTGCATGTACTGGCCATTTATATTATGTACTTGGTTTTATTGATGAGGTTAATATATCCCTCTGCTTCTTGACAGAATTTTACATTCTCATTGTTATTTTAGGCAGGCTTATTGTCCAAAAATTATGTCTTTTAGCAGCTAATTCTATtccataattattttaattcatgTACAGAATTCAGGAAACAAACTCGCATCAATTGTCTGTCATGTGTGCATGTCCTTGTGTATTTATACTTTATGCATGGACCTatgcaaaattttcatttttttttgtatattttgcaGAAACTTATGGAAATTAAAATAATGGTTTGGGATAATATCCGGTGATCAATTTATTTATCTTAATTTATCAACATTGATATTGTGATATATACTGATATGTATTAGCAATTCTCAACAAGAGAGAACTGCTactgattaattaattagtctCTAATTAGACTTAATAAACTGTAATTGATGATAGAGTAGGAGTATTTCTGAGAAGAAAACGAATGGATAAACTATTCAAAAGAACTAAAAGTTAGAAACAAAATGACAAAAATAAGAATCGTCCGTGTAGACGGgaagttaatatatattaaagctCCGGTCAAGAAAATAATTAGAAAGACCTGATTGATATAATATGATTCTCTGATATAATACCCTTTCACCATCACAAAGACAACTTCTTGGCTTTGTTTTTATCGATCAAACAATCGATAATTCTGATGCAACAGCATTAACATATGAAAAGTTGCTCTAGGGCATATTAATGAATATTGAAACTGTAACGTTattgttgttatttttttaaggaCCATAATAGTTATATGAAATCAAATTTAACTGTTggcataattaataaaattgcaGAGGTTTCTAAAAGATGAACATCGATTGAGCATATAAAGGATGTAAAGCATCTAAAGCATATAATTAAAGAGTACCTCACAGTACTCTTGTTCATTTTGAAACCGGTGATATATTAGAAAGgaattcaacaaaatattataaacattttAGCAAATAAATGAAATCAAATgtccttaaaaaatatattaattaatttcatttccAGTAATTTGTGTTGTGAGAGTAAATAGAAATAATACCTCATTTAGAACTAGAACAAGTTTTGCGTAATTCTTGACAGAGATGTGAAGACATTGGAACATGCATTGTTAGATGGTAAGATGTGCTTAATGGCAAAAAAAATTTTTAAGCATAAGTGGCCTGCTTACGTACTAATCACATTCGTTCAGATTTAAGCAATCTTCTTACATATAAACCCCTTACCGGTTCTGGTGAGTATATAATGGCCCTTGATGCGAGACAAGTTCAAATTATGGAGGTGTTTGGCCGGGGCTTAATTAAAAGTCCGGCTTCTGAGTTTGTAAGTTAGAAGCATTTCGTACGGTTTGTCTAGTAAGTtaagaaatacttataaaaagttgagaattTTAAACTTATCCAAACGGTCCTATGCATGTATATAATGGTTTTGTCAAGAAATTTGATAATATAGTGGTCTATTATTTCTTATTACCGATGAATGTTTCTTGTACAGGATCTTTTGCAGAAATGGCCACCAACTCTACTTGGTAAAATTGACAAAAGACTTGAAACACTACATGAGACAGCTCAGATATAGTTTGTAGAAAAAAATTACTTGGTTCAAAAAGGAGAAGACCTGAGTATCTagcatttgaaaaaaaactcaaaaatatCGTTGAATATGTAAAGATATGATCTGTAGAAAACAATTACTTAGTTCAAAAGAAGAAGGCCAGGATGTCTACATATTTAAATAGATACTCAAACATACTGTGTTGGATACGTAAATATTTCGTCATCTCTTTATTCATTCTTTATCCATTCTTTATTTCTCAGTTAATTAAAGATAACAAATTAAGAATCTTCATCTCAAAGTTCATACACtaattatttagcaaaaaagttTGAACCCAAGCATTAATGATCAGtcaaataattagaaaaaactATAAAGTACCAGgtatgtttaaaattggaaGTATGCATACAACACTTCTTAATTATCACTTGCAGGATCATaaagatcaaatatttaatattttgatacgGAATAACGTTTTGTAATTTTCACATACTTGATTATCAAGAATTATAATGTCACAGCATCTCCGATTGTTGAAATCCTTAGCTAAAATAATTTGCATGAGGTTCGTGTATCTCTATTACTTTGGTCTTGCATAAACTTTATACGCTAATGGTTAATTACATCATTTGTATTTCTTGTTTTTGGCCGCAACTCCTAAAAAAACCTCAAATGCTTTGCACAAGCTTAATATAGGttttagcaaaaagaaaaaaaaaagggctTAATATAGGTTGGATCTTAAGCGGGCTGGCTACTTAATGCGGACTTTACGCAAATAAAAGCCCAGTGGCATATCTGTCAAAAAAAAGGGCCCAGTAGCATAAAGCAAAAGTTTACCAAATCATGAAAACAAGCCCACCTACCCACACCGATTTATATCGATTATATCAGTGTAAATTGGATCAGATATATCCTAAAATGTGGGAACTTGTAATAAGGTGGATATGGAGACTCATAAAGACTTTAAGTCGATCACTTTTCTTAATTATTTCGACATTCTGCATGTGCTATGATCCATGAAAGatgtatttaatttaaatattaacatgttaattataatttacaatTTTGGTATAGTGCTGAAAATCTACATAGGAGTCCCAGCTTCAAcagcatatttttttaatactatactTCTGCTTCGCTTAATAGTACTGTTTACACACAGCAACAACAGCTGTTGTCCAGAAACTCgtgaaaaatatttgataaatttaaaaacacatTTTCCAAATCATAGTTTTTAGCTTAAAATTTTCTATCAGAAAAAAATGCATCtgatcatcaaaaatattactttttatattataacttactctctccgtcccacaAAGTTGACGTTCACTATTTATACGCagtttaaggctcttataaattatagtttaataatatttttttaatttttttttggaatataaGTTTGAACATCAAACTTCTtttcatgatttatttttttaaaaaaagcattatcgaactatactttatagaaatctcaaaatgcgtgtcgaaaAGTAGCGTAAataatctggtgggacggagggagtaaaatatacaaattatcaatataattactaaacagttatctgatttttgtaacaattttttttatcgaCAATTTTTTAACGAGGACAAcattttttaacaataatagGAAACAATAATCCTTCATCTCTACGAGTTTGGAATGCTACATTTTACCGCTACAAATTTTTCCCAGCTCCGAAAACCCTAGCACGCATCAGTAGTTTTCTCCCTCGCCCTTGGCCAGCTGGTCATATCAGATATGCAGTGTTTTTCAAACTGTTGATGATCCGTTTCACTTGTACCAAAGCCCTGCTATCCAATTACAGTCCTACTACAATAAATTAGAGCGCTCAATGGTGTAGTCCATGAATAAAATTTTCCGACTTTTTTTAAGTAGTGGTCCAAAACATCTACCACCAAATCTCTCGTATTTTAAGTTCATAGATGAGATCAGATGCCCTCTTAAAGCAAGTAATATTTGTGTGGGGGAGTGCAGGAGAGAATCTAAAGCAGATAGTGTGAATTATGTGGAGATTAAAGAAGAGAGGAAACAACAAAATGTGAGATAGGTTTTGTAAAAGCAAGTGTACGTATTTTGAATGCTTACAAGAGTGACACTACATTAGTTTAATATCCAACTTGTTCCGGACTCATTCAGTCTCCGCACGCGACAGTTGTCCACTACCCAACTCACCATATGTCGGCTTCCGttcaaatcatattaattaatcaattttgttTTCGCTATAATTCTTAACACGAATCCTCTTGTTTTAGGGGTACGATCAAAAATCGGAGAACTAATTAATGCGAAACTAACGTCAAGTAAATTTTTTAGAGAAATGATCCGTAACGACTGGTAAGGCGTATTTGTAAACATAATACAAAAATAGATCATCTAAACAATTACCTCAGATATGTTCGCATAATTTCATATCTTCTATTTGATATTGATGATTATTTATGTTTATGAAGTCATTGAATTCAATTGTGAGTAactacaaaaattacaaaattaattttataatggttGGGACGATGAAATCGATAACTTGTGTCACTGTTTTCCCTGATGAGAATATgttgttttttgttttcttaCAACGCCATAGAAGTTCACACAACATGTGACATGCAAATCACACTCACTTATTCATATGATGATCTTTCAACCCAAAGTGTGTAAAAAGTTCCCCACATCTTTAACAATCAAGAAACTCAATTATTTTGATGAATAATCTATGTTCTCTTCGACTTATATTTGTGTCcctaatatgttttttttttgtaatatcgGATATGTGTTTACCGCACTTTACAGTTTTTACATAGTTGCaagaaaacataaaaacaattcaatagataataattatttttcagcTATAACAGCAGCTAGCTCTCAATGATCTTTGGCGCATATTTAACGACCAGTTGATTAATGAGGAATAAATGACGAAGATTAATAACACGGGTAATTAACCAGCTTAATCTCTCTCCCGAGTCTCCGGTCATTCTCTACAAAATTTTACTCCAAAGTCTTCACTCATATATATAGGTCGTCTACGTTTTAGCATAATTCCTGCTATATAGCTCTTTAAGCGATTGATTAGAGTGGCATCATCTGAAAGTGGAAACCTACCTAGTAGGTGCGCAATTCAACTAAAGAGTTTGAAGTTTGTAATCTTTGCTTCTCAATCTGTTCATTTTTAGGTTTTTGTTGGGTAGCTTGCACGCTGTCAGAGAAACACGTGCCTTGCTTTTGTCCACTAGTTGAAGATTAGGATTATATTTTATGCTTCTTAATCCATACTTATTGAGAGCATTACCACTAATGACCCAAGGGGGGACCATGCACAAATACATAAACATTATATGTCATTCTTGATGAATGCAAGTCTTTTTCTTACTTTCTTAGGGCTTCGATTGCTTCCACAAAGGCCCCttgctgtccttgtttgcataACAAAATCAACCTAACTCATACCCAATTGCCTGCCACTGTCTCCCATCAACAAGCTGACCATATTATTATCGACATTTTGCCACAGTATATCTTAATTAGTGAAGTTAACTTTGAGAGATTGTGTGTGTGAATTTTGAGGGTATAGTTAATTATGcatctattttttgaaaattaacgGTAATTAGCAGTTATCCGTTCCACACTTGACTAACAGTGTTTGTCGTAATTATGATGATAATCGTTATACCAGGAATGTATTATTGATCCGATCCTCCTTAATCCTCTCAATGTTCTAACGCCTTACCAGATATGACCATTTCCTACGAATTCAAGATTTGAACTTCGTTATAATAAAATATCCGGATACATTGTgtagtatttattattataatacgtaaataaaatatatcggCTGACTAATACATCTGTATCTGGACCACAAACATATAATACGCATATATAAAAAAGCGACTAAGATATATAATGCGGGCAGATGGATGACATACaattagtatatatatgtaagcATCTATACGGAAGCGATTTAATTAGCCGTATAGCTAAACTAAAGCAACTTGACATATGTAAGCATATATGCGAAAGTGATTTAATTAGCAGTATAAATCAGTACAAATCAGGGGCAACGTGTCGATTAGTGTGTAAGAGTAAGAGGATTAGCCTTGGGTTTATGTTTTGCCCGTATAAAATGGTTGACAAAATAGCAACAAATTACTCAGAAAGAAGTGCTACTTTCAGCTTTGGTGGAGGCTTTGGCGGATCAACAAGAGAGGATACCCGAGATGTGATTAAAGAGCAAGATCGATTGCTACCGATTGCAAATGTGGGTCGAATCATGAAGCAAATACTCCCGAGTAATGCAAAGATCTCGAAAGAAGGAAAAGAGACCATGCAAGAATGTGTGTCTGAGTTCATCAGCTTTGTCACTGGAGAAGCATCTGACAAGTGTCACAAGGAGAAGCGCAAGACTGTGAATGGAGATGATATATGTTGGGCTTTGGGGAGCCTAGGGTTTGATGACTATGCGGAGCCACTGAAGAGGTATTTGCATAGATATAGAGAGCTGGAAGGGGAGAAAGCGAATCAACATCATAGGGGAGGAGGCAACATTAACATGAACCATAATATTCAAGAAATTTTCGAAGAGGCGTCGAATCAACCAGCAGCACCGAATTGAGATTATTATGGAACAAGACAAGTCAGATCTATGATGTTCCAATAACTAATTAAGATCTGTGGCTTAATTAACACTTGGGCTAAGAATTGCAATCTTTAGGCTTATGAAGCAGGTTTCACCTCTGATTAATCTATATATATCCTCTCACAACTATATGTTATTTGTATCTCAGCTTGTTCTTGTGTCTGATCCTGTGTTTGGCTGTACATCGAACATTAACTTCATTGTTTACTTTTGATATGTAACTCCTTTCCTGCTTGCTAGCAATTCTTGTCTGGAATTGTGTAAATGTATAGCACAGGGCTCTAGGGCTCAAAGCTCTTGAGCTGTTTTGTGTAACATTTAACATTGTGGCTAGActactcctttttttttttttttttccataaaacggttgtattataccaaAGTTACGTGGCTAGACTACTACTGATCAAGTGTTTacaacataaaatatattttatttactaaatACTGGTCTCTTTCATGTAGCATCATATTTTGCTTAAATCTCTAATTCTTTACTTACCTATGACCTATGAGCTTCCATCTTACAagtagggctgtaaaatgatccgggtgatcccgggtacccctctgctcaagtaccggatcatattatttttagcttgtccagatttgggtccgggatcgttttattcggatctaaaccgatcccgggtatttgagattcggatctgaaccggatatgatccagtatcatattttctattttttaaccgggtagtttatgatccatcgaatatgagccggatatgatccactaacactaagtatcattattatttcagttgttcaaataactatcattagtctaagtaaacataatattataaagtataataattttaaattaaaacttatagttatatattgatatatatcatttattaaatatatatgaagataataagtatgatcacattaaattaatcatattttatgaagatataaacttaaataagatattaaaattttataaaatgataactatttacttgcaaatatgatggtgttaaaatataatatgtatatgagtttgaatcgaatatgaaccgcggatcatattcggttattcgggtaggatcatattatgaaaagttatatgagcccgaatctgagcgggtataggtgtgctcgtatccgggatcatatattatacgggcttaatttttccgccagatttggatcgttttcaaaacgaatatgagacatgtatcatattttcgagccggatatgagccgagacaccggatagtccgtatcgatttacagccctacTTACAAGCTGCTTTGACTCAACTGTTTTAGGCTCAAGCGTGTAATTCAGGAACTAAATA
Protein-coding regions in this window:
- the LOC108198194 gene encoding zinc finger protein GAI-ASSOCIATED FACTOR 1; translation: MSNITGDQEGSLSSGEVQQLHQEQPLLLDHPHGVVTKNSSQHMPAAAKKKRNLPGTPDPTAEVIALSPTTLMATNRFVCEICNKGFQRDQNLQLHRRGHNLPWKLKQRTTTEVRKRVYICPETSCVHHNPARALGDLTGIKKHFSRKHGEKKWKCDKCSKRYAVQSDWKAHQKTCGTREYKCDCGTIFSRRDSFITHRAFCDALAEENNKVNQGLMQSMGSNLQPQMPHDMNNNTSMALMSDFNNYDQKNQLKSMSQDMQFKPMNIATGMFSSNSGSLFGGPRNNVQSSSSGLQLSSNSPSSFSYLQDNKNGPNNLLGAANMSATALLQKAAQMGATASNNTISSPMIQKTFGNTGPMIDNANTSFENVTSKPDETSFVGLTGGAFTTQLMQKAPHQMFASGPSSSPSMTDMAMFGDMLMGNEQGFMKHMEHLEDGMSQNPIGPSRFGVNQGSSRGNDTLTVDFLGLGGGSRPHNLHEQQQQQRMQMMNPFQQQLEKPIWDV
- the LOC108197844 gene encoding nuclear transcription factor Y subunit B-5; the protein is MFCPYKMVDKIATNYSERSATFSFGGGFGGSTREDTRDVIKEQDRLLPIANVGRIMKQILPSNAKISKEGKETMQECVSEFISFVTGEASDKCHKEKRKTVNGDDICWALGSLGFDDYAEPLKRYLHRYRELEGEKANQHHRGGGNINMNHNIQEIFEEASNQPAAPN